In one window of Salvelinus sp. IW2-2015 unplaced genomic scaffold, ASM291031v2 Un_scaffold2990, whole genome shotgun sequence DNA:
- the LOC112075116 gene encoding LOW QUALITY PROTEIN: homeobox protein Nkx-2.3-like (The sequence of the model RefSeq protein was modified relative to this genomic sequence to represent the inferred CDS: inserted 2 bases in 2 codons; deleted 2 bases in 1 codon), producing MFGSRPGAEERDVTWHNKYIPGSTQQQQTQSQHFQAHSSCMLASAVDSPPFSDGEDNMAYPEFLAAQDGHGEAXLSPEMFVHPGLGTTDPKLEVDPEDQENKSCGVVSKPLEEKDSGQGDSDRPAKXRTRRKPRVLFSQAQVFELERRFKQQRYLSAPEREHLASTLKLTSTQVKIWFQNRRYKCKRQRQDKSLELAGHHHPPPPRRVAVPVLVRDGKPCLGGTQNYNAPYGSNPYSYNGYPAYTYNNPAYNSNYSCTYTSIPTLPPTTSANPFMAMNLGNIGGLSASPQPQTHQGTAVTTCQGSLQGIRAW from the exons ATGTTTGGATCACGGCCCGGCGCGGAGGAAAGAGACGTCACGTGGCATAATAAG TACATACCCGGATCGACCCAGCAACAGCAGACCCAGTCCCAGCACTTCCAGGCGCACTCGTCCTGTATGCTGGCTTCAGCGGTCGACAGCCCTCCGTTCTCGGACGGGGAAGACAACATGGCTTACCCTGAGTTCCTGGCGGCCCAGGACGGGCATGGAGAGG GTCTGTCCCCGGAGATGTTCGTCCATCCCGGGCTGGGCACC ACCGACCCGAAGCTGGAGGTAGACCCGGAGGATCAGGAAAACA AGAGCTGTGGCGTGGTGTCCAAGCCGCTGGAGGAGAAGGACAGCGGCCAGGGGGACTCGGATCGGCCGGCCA CACGAACCAGACGGAAACCCCGGGTCCTCTTCTCCCAAGCCCAGGTGTTCGAGTTAGAGCGGCGCTTCAAGCAGCAGCGGTACCTGTCCGCTCCTGAACGAGAACAYCTGGCGAGCACTCTYAAACTCACCTCCACGCAGGTCAAAATCTGGTTCCAGAACCGACGGTACAAGTGTAAGCGGCAGCGGCAGGACAAGTCCCTGGAGCTGGCGGGACACCACCACCCTCCCCCGCCAAGACGAGTCGCGGTGCCGGTCCTGGTCCGGGATGGGAAGCCCTGTCTGGGCGGGACTCAGAACTACAATGCTCCGTACGGGTCGAACCCCTATAGTTACAACGGATACCCGGCCTACACGTACAACAACCCGGCATACAACAGCAACTACAGCTGTACTTACACCAGTATCCCTACTCTCCCCCCAACCACCTCGGCTAACCCCTTCATGGCCATGAACTTGGGGAACATTGGGGGGCTTAGCGCCTCTCCCCAGCCCCAAACGCACCAAGGGACAGCGGTCACGACATGTCAGGGCTCACTGCAAGGGATCCGGGCCTGGTAG